One Candidatus Caldatribacterium sp. genomic window, AAGAAAATCTCCACCGGGCCATCATTGCCCTTGAGCGGGCAAACCTTGCCTTAGGCCTTGCGGTGCAGGTGCGGAATAAAGTGATCGAGGCCTACCAGGAAATCATGCGGATGCAGGTGTAGGCGATGCGGAGTCCCCTTGCGGATTTTACAGAACAGCTCAAAAACGTCTGGGGAGGCATGACCCAGTCGCAGCGGGTGCTCTTTCTCCTTGTGAGCACCGCTCTTTTTGCCGGCCTCATCACCCTTTTCCTCTACTCCGGAAAGCCGGATTACGCTCCTCTTTTCCGAAGTACCGACCCTCAGGAGACCGGCCAGGTCGTGGATGCCCTGCGGGAGCTCAACATCCCGTACCGCCTCTCAAGTGGGGGAACGGTGGTTGAGGTTCCTCAGGATAAATTGTACGAGGCGCGGATGAAGCTCGCCCAGAAGGGATTCCCCTCAAGGG contains:
- the fliF gene encoding flagellar M-ring protein FliF, with the protein product MRSPLADFTEQLKNVWGGMTQSQRVLFLLVSTALFAGLITLFLYSGKPDYAPLFRSTDPQETGQVVDALRELNIPYRLSSGGTVVEVPQDKLYEARMKLAQKGFPSRGTGFEIFDKGTFGLTSFLQRVNYQRALQGELERTIMTLSEVEAARVHIVLPEERLFAEEEKQPTASVVLRLRPGATLKESQIEAIAHL